The Heteronotia binoei isolate CCM8104 ecotype False Entrance Well chromosome 11, APGP_CSIRO_Hbin_v1, whole genome shotgun sequence genome includes the window ATCAGGAgataagcagggtcggccctggctagtgtttggatgggagaccatcaaggaatgcCAGGACTGCagcgcagaggcaagcaatggcaaaccatctctgaacgtctCCTGTCATGAAAACTCTGTGGGGTCACCAAAAGTCTGTTATGACTTGACGGCTAAGAAAAGCAAAAAGGacgatgtgaaagatctcagcctgagactctggaaggcGGTTTTCAGTCCAAGTGGACATTACCACCCAAGGCATCTTCATAAAgcatcttcatgtgttcatatgaacACTTTGTCAGAAACACTGAATCTGAACACTACACCTAGCTAGCTTGGCTAACAATCAGGGATAGCCCTGTCTTCTCTGAATCCTGTTGAATAATTTTGAAAAGCCAtctactctttttaaaaaaatctacattTTCTGTGTGTTTGTTTGAACCCAGTTGGAAGCCTATCACAGATTACATCGACCAACAGTTTGAACAGTACTTCCGTGATGAGAGCGGCCTCAATCGAAAGAACATCCAGGACAACAGAGTCCACTGCTGCCTTTACTTTATCTCTCCATTTGGCCATGGGTGAGGCATTCCGTTCTGTGCACACAACTGGGCTGTTATGGGTGCTTTATTAGTAAAGGTGTGTAGCTGGAtcagatccagaggagttagccatgttagtctgttgttgCAAAAATAgcagagtccggtagcacctttaagactaaccataAAGATGCGATATTGAtcgactaacaaattttattgcggcttaagcttttgagaaacgCAGCgctctgacgaagagagctgtgtttctcaaaagcttacgcTACAGcgaaatttgttagtcttaaaggtgttactggccTCTTTGCTATTTTAGCTGAATCAGGACATGTGCTGGCAGTGGCAGGTTCTCTCTCTTTGGGTTAAGCACCCTAGCATGCAACCGGAagcaggctgtggctcagtggaagagcctctgctttgcacgccgagggtcccaggttcaatccccagcatctcccattaaaaagaaccaggcagtagatgatatgaaagacctctgcctgagaccctggagagccgctgccagtctgggcgGACAAGACCGACCgtgatggatcaaaggtctgattcagtataaggcagcttcatgtgcgaGTGCATGGGGGAAAGCTGAGCATCTTTTCCACCAGGCTTGTGATAGGCAAGTGCAATGTAGTGATTGGACCGAGACCTGGGAACCTAGGGTTTCAAACCTCCATTCTTCACCATAGCTTATTGCGTGAGCCAGTTGCTCTCTTCATCTCACCTACCTTCTGGAATaaaatgctggggtggggggcagtcaGATATGCCATCCTCAGCTcattggagggaagggggggggggataaaaataGATGGCTTTTCATGCCAGTGCTAAGAATTGGCATGGTGAGGCATCTTCTGGAGCCTGCAGCCTACAGTGGGTCTGCTACTGACCCAAGATGCTCGGTCCATTTGTTTCCTCCAGTAATGGAAGATGACCCCTGCAGGGACCTTtgaggcagtttgccatttcaTGAAGGGAGAGGCATCCCGAGGGCATAGAGCTGGACTTTCATGCTTCTTTTTACAGATGTGTAAGGGTCATGCCATGCTTCTTCCAGGAGAGTTTGTGTTCATGTGCATGTCTGAGAGGATGGCATGCATAATGGTGGTGGGCAGTAACGGCTGGGGACCCCTCCAAAACCTGGATCTGGTTTTACCCATGACTGTAAATGTGGAAGCTCCCTTTGTTTGAAaagctgaggttgcttccctcttaCTGCCTGCTTCCCCTCCTATCTGGCCAGTTCTTCTTACCTCACTTCTCTTCTGTTGCAGGCTGAGGCCGGTGGATGTGGAGTTCATGAAAGCTCTCCATGAGAAAGTCAATATCGTACCCCTCATTGCCAAAGCCGACTGCCTAATCCCTTCAGAGATCAAGAAGCTAAAAGAGCGGGTGAACAATGCGGCTtttcctcttcagagtcctggAAGGGGGTACTGGGTGTGGGGCTTTTAGGCTCCCCAGTTCTGGGATCTGGCCTGGAACCCTTAACAAGTCTAGCTCATTATTCAGAGAGCCATGCTACACATTACAGCTGCCGTGGGTTCAACCTATGGCTGCCACCGTTTTGTAGAAGAATCTGACCATTTTAAACAATGCTGCCTCTATGAACCAGGTGTTCTTGTCCACCACTGTGCTTTTTCAAGTACTGAAACAATCATGGGAGGGGGGATGTTTCAGTACTTGAAAAGGTGCAGGGAGAGGAACAAGGTCATCCTCCCTGGCCTGATGGGTCATCTGATGAGAATGAGTTGTCTCAGCATTTTCTTAGTAGCGTAGTTTGACCCAGTGAGCCCCTGATCAAGAAAGACTCCTCACTGGACTCCTTGCCTACAGAAAGGTTGCTGAGGGGATTTTTTGggggtgaatgtgtgtgtgtgtgatcctgTATCTTTGTAACCAGGAAGGGTCCCCTGGCTCCTGATGGAAACTGGACAGTCAAATCTAGTGTGGTGGTTATTTAATTTATTGAAAATATTCATATCCTGCCTCTCAAGTTTAAGTATTCTAATAAGTACTCAGTGGACAGCTTCCTGTCTCAAAAAAGGCAACAAAAATTTAGAAACCAATGAAATGGTGTATAATAAAACAACCCAAATGGGATTAAACCAGCTGTGATGGACAGCTTAATTTCTGCCTCCTCCTGAGAGCAACCAATGCAAGCTGACTGGATATTAGGACAACAAGGTTGAAAACAGCAGTTAGGATGGAAGGGGGCAGTTTGGGAGTTGAGAGAGGATCTGGCTGAGTGAAGCTGTGGTAAAGAGCTGCTTAAAGCTGAATAAAAGATAAAGGAGTGGTGTAATAGAGGTGTTTCCTGTTCTGAGGTAAACGTTTCAGGTAAAATGTAAGGAGGTAATAAGAATCCCAGGcagtttaaaaagggaaaaaacaaGCTGGCAAAAAGGATTTGCCCTCCTAAGGCAAAATTTAATTAAGGGTGAAACAGAAGGAGAGACTGTGATAAAGATCCCAAATAgtcaggaaaaaaggaaaaaaagatttgTAAGAAGATTTGACATTCCTGAGGTAATGGGAAAAGGAGCAATGTAGGGAATTGTCTGTCTTCTTCTTGAGCTGCTAATTTTGGCTACTTCAGTTCATTCCTTAATTTTCCATATTTCTGGCTTCATTTCCTTGATCAGCTTTGGAGGTCTGCCATCTTTATCTGCAGGAGGCCTAATTTTCTTAGGAGGTGTTTTATTGACACGAGCCAAAACAAATCTCCTTTGGAAGAGCAATAAAAGCTAGCCCATGGTTCACCACAGCATTTAGACAAGCTGGGTGGATGGGTAAAATCCATAAGAAAGAATTAACAAAAACAAGCAGTATAGTTCCTATGTTGAGTTTCAGTGGTTTTAGATTAAAGGGAAACATAATCAAACAATAATCCACAGAGGTTGGTGGAAATCAGTCAATGGAAGTGAAAGTCAATAGCAAACTTGGGAGAACAGGAATGTTTTTGCCTAAAGCTCAGTGACCCAGTTTTTGTGGGGAGGAGGTTCCACAGTGGTATCTAGTACTCAGCCACCTAACTTCTAAAGTCCATGAGCACACAAAGCTTTTTGGACCTAGTGATCACCTCTGTCACCTTTAGTTTAGTGTAAATTCAACTGAAATAGCCTCTAGTTTAAGAACCTCTAAGCCCTACTCTTAGTGTTATAAATCTTGCTGTCCAAAAACACCACCATTGGAAATATAGGCCTTGATTTGCTTGAGATCTTGAACAGGCCCAAATCAGGCCAAATTTGTCTGGGTCTTGTTTTtagaagggaagaaagggagagttATCCCAtccctcttgctgtcttccctgcccctgacaacttttacttatttttttattatagtccacctttctcacggGGACTTAAGGAAGGTTACACATATTGAGTCAACATAGTCAATAAAGCAGGACACTCAGTTAAACAATGCAAAGCTCTTTGCTCTGGAATggagtatgtgggggggggggatgttctagGGAGGTCAATTTTAGCTGGTTTGCAGGAATGCACCAAATAAAACTTCACCCTGTACAGCAgggaaaaagcaagagtccagtaccaccttaaagactagcaaaatttgtggcagctttCTTGCGTCACTattcacttctttagatacagctagaatggcCATCTTGATCGACCTCTCCCGTGTACATACATTATGGGCCGGATTTTGGTGGGAGGGGgagtatctgtgtgtgtgtgtctggaagtcatggttgacatCTGGCAACCCCTAGCAGGGCTTGAACATTTCAAAGAGGTGGCTCTATTGCCAGCCTCTGCATCccggtcctggtattccttggaggtctcccatccaagtacttgccaaggtcagccctgcttagcttccaagatctgatgagattgggcttgcctgggctattcaggtcagggctggaTGGATCATTTATTGAAGGGTTGCTTAGTTGAGAGAATCAGATTAATTCATTGAAATaatcagggcttattttgtagcaggagctcctttgccacaccccttgatgtagccaatcctccaagagcttacagggctcttcttacaggacctacggtaagctcttaaaggattggctacatcaggggtgtgtggcctaatatgcaaaggagctcctagaaATAATGCCTCCCAAAATATATAGATGCCAGTGATGTTTGGCTGTGCCTGCCTATCTGAGTCTCCATCCATTAGTGAACaggatttctccccccccttttttttcttatgGTCTCAGAGACCCCTTAGAAGCATTTTGGTTTTGTGGCCTCAACTGGATTTTGTGGTCCAATGCATGGACCACATTCTTCTTGTCTTGTCTATATGCAGATCCGGGAAGAGATTGACAAATTTGGAATCAAAGTTTACCAGTTCCCAGAGTGTGACTCAGATGAAGACGATGAATTCAAGCAACAAGACAGGGAGCTGAAGGTGGGAGCGAAGATTTTCCATAACGATTTAGCCATTGCATTCTCAGAAGCAGAAGGGAAATGGTAACTAGTTAGTGGTAACATGGTGGGATTGCGGGCTGGTGGTAAACCTGCGTCTAAGGTATTACATTAATAACTGAAAAAGCCTGCTTTgcttactttccattgtttccTGTTGCATGTATGGAGAATTAATAAAAATAGCGTTGCTGTTTCATAGACATGCTTGGCAACGGCAGCCTTAGCTAATGAAATCGGGTAGCTGCAGTTTTTAGAGGATCGTGAACCAGTGCCCTCTAGTGGCCACCCTACTAATAATACGACCTTCACTGTGTGTgtacatagatccaagtgggcagccgtgttggtctgaagctgtagaacaaagtaggagtcaagttgcatctttaagatcaacaacgtTTTCTTCAGAATataaaagcttacattccaaaaaacttggttggttttaaaggtgtaacttgacttctactttgtgtATGTACATGTATGCCCACCTCTCTtggaggaggaagcagaaggTGACTTTCACAATCTTTTGGCCCTGTTGACATTTATAAGACTAAAAGGAACATCAGTGACATTTAGGGTTGGCAAGGTTCTTTGTGAGAAGGCATCTTCAAAGCTGAGGGCTCACCACCAGGCAGAGAAGCTGGGCCCATCTACTGTCAACAGGAACGAGAGGAAGCCCCACAGGCCCCTGCAGTGTATTTGGGGCAATATCTCATGTCATGCTGGGATAGACATCTGTAGGAAGCAGGGCTGTGTGCTTTACCTCTGAGCTATGCCCTTGCCTATGCTCAGAGATTCTCCTCTAATTATTACAGCACACTGTAATTACAGTTAGGAGCAGTGAtggtccagagcaggggtggccagttttgcttagcataagagtcacatagaataagcgtcagatgtttgagagttgcaaggaatgcaggcaggcaaatagatgggggagagggagagagatgtggaaaggaagcaactttaactttgattGCATTATCCAAGgtgctggcttggtgaagtgatttcaagagacaaattccttttccaagtcagctgacagggtggtgggggcttcaagagacacgcaatctgtgcaaaagagccacatgtgccttccaagctgcagtttggccacccaggtCCAGAGCATTATTACAGCAGTCAAAGCAGGTGAGGGGAAGGGGTTGCTCAAATTGAATCCCAAAGTTAGCTATGTTGGATCCATTTTCCGAGAGGTGCTCAggacaaagagaagaagaagaagaaggtattggatttatatcccgccttctgctccaaatttcagagtctcagagcagctcacaatctcctttatcttcttccctcacaacagacaccctgtgtggtgggtggggctgagagggctctcacagcagctgccctttcaagaacaacctctgccagagctatggctgacccgaggccattccagcaggtgcaagtggaggagtggggaatcaaacccggttctcccagataagagtccgcacacttaaccactacaccaaactggctctccaaaagttACTGTCCTGTACTGTTTTCTTAATTCTCCCTTTCCCCTACCTGTGCCGTAGATTGGAATTCTGTCTGTTTCCTTCTGTGATCGCCCGGACTGCTAGGTTGTTCTGTCCATCTGATTGTAAAATTTTCCCACATGGCCTGAATCCTAGTTCTTCTCATTCTAGGAGAGCGCTCCCTTTGCAGTCATTGGCAGTAATACAGTGGTGGAAGCCAAAGGCCAGAGAGTACGAGGGAGGCTGTATCCCTGGGGCATCGTGGAAGGtctgtatttatatatttatttcaacTTACATTCCACCCTCACTGCAAGCGGGCTCAGTGAGGATCACAACAATTTAACAGGATCATTAAAAATATCTATAGTAATTAAAtaggtaaaacaattaaaaacaaaagcacACTCATTTAAAAACAGGTAGCTgtataactaagaaaatacaaTAGTCTCAAGTAGCTGGAGCAGCTAGGCCATGCCCAAGAACtatgggattcaggggttggctttacaatggcttacctctttcctcaaaggtcggggagaaagagtggcgattgggggtgaattgtcccagagatacccgctggattgcggggtccctcagggagcagttctatccccgatgttgtttaacatctatatgcgccctcttacccagattgcccggagatatgggctgggttgccaccagtacgctgatgacacccagctctacctacttatggacggccggcctgcctgtgtcccagaaaacctggacctggcattgcaggccgtgtctagatggctcaggctgagcgggctgaagctaaatccgacgaagacagaggtcctttgcctgggtcgccgtggtccagggaggaagattcccttaccggccctcgatggtgtgcctctgtcagcggcacacagggttaggagcctgggggtgctactggagcctaccctaactatggaggcccagatagcagccactgccaagtccgcattttttcatcttaggcgggcaaggcagttggcccctttcctggagggcgacgacctggcaacagtgatccatgcaacggtcacctcgaggctggattactgcaatgccctctacatggggctgcccttgtgccgaacccggaagttgcagctagtgcagaatgccgctgcccggctgttgttagggctccctagacgggagcacatccagccggggcttcgaggactgcactggctgccgataacataccgagttcggtacaaggtgctggttatgacctttaaagccctttatggtctgggacctgcctaccttagggaccgtctctccccacatgtcccccagagagtgctgaggtcggggtctcagaacctccttataatccctgggccaaaggaggcccgtctgaaagcgaccagggacagggccttctcgattgcagctccctgttggtggaatcagctcccggaggaggtgagggccctgcggaaccttgaacagttccgcagggcctgtaaaacaaccctcttccggttggcatataattaactgtgagcagaatgcctgaatattaaatcttaaacatcagattactgaatattggaaatttgaaggactgatttaaggaatagtagcatagtgtatatcgatgtgagttttatgtatttttaggcttttatgtattttattgtataattttaattgtatttaaatcgacctttgttagcttttattgttgtaagccgccctgagcccacctcggtggggtagggcgggatataaatcgaataaagtaagtaaagtaaagtaaagttaaTTTGGGCTGTACAGAGATGGAGAACTTCAGCAAGTGAGGCCAAATAGTTGGGGGCCTGCCACTCCAGCcaaaggccttgtggaactgtgaAAGGTCCTGCAGGGGCTTGCTCTTAGACAGGAgcatattccaccaggctggggctggGACAGAGAAAGCCTGGCTCTGGTCGAGGCTAAGcagacgtcccttgggccagggacagctAGCAAATGACGGTGTACTGAGTGCAAGGTGTACTGTTATGAAACAGCTAGACTCATGGAGAAGCATACCATTGACAGCTGTTAGCCTTGATAGAGAAGTTGACATTTCCTGGTTCAGAGGCCATATGTCACTGAGCATGCACAGAAGAAGGCCATCTCTATGCTTTGCATGCTAGCTTCCAAAAGCATCCAGCTGGCCActgttgggctagatggacccttggTGCAGTTCTGAAAGGTAATGACAAGAAAAGGATTACTGCACTAAACACGGTGCGAAGTACCACAGGCAATTGGTGCAGTGGGTGGAATTGATTTTAGTTCTACTCTGTGACCCCTCGTTTCATGTACACCttatcaccttcctcccccacaacagacaccctgtgaggtgggtggggctggagaggggtctcacagcagctgccctttcaaggacaacctctgccagagctatggctgacccaaggccatgctagcaggtgcaagtggaggagtggggaatcaaacccggttctcccagataagagtctgcacacttaaccactacaccaaactggctctccagttgggaTGGTAAAGTGGGGATGGTAAAGTGGGGGTGGAACCTTGGAGGGCTTTGATGGTTAGGACAGGAAATTTGTTTTGGATCTGGGACAAGACGGGAAGCCAGCCCAAGGATTTCATGTAGTCAGTTtgacacaagacatgaacaccatGGCATCATATGCTggttgccttgacctggatagctcagacaAGCTAGTcttgttggaagctaagcagggtcagtcctgggtgatacttggatgggagaccaacaagggagtccagggttgctatgcagaggcaggcaacgacccaccacctcttgaatatttcttgccttgaaagccttatGCGATCACCAttaagtcggctgcaacttgagAGCAAGAAAACAAAAAGATAGACGAGGAGATGCTGGTTAGAAGCGAAGGGACTGAGGAGTGACAATGAACCAGAAAGGTAGAAGTTGCAATAGTCAAGGCATGCAAGTTGGTTTTGAATGAGGCAGATATTTGAGAATACCGTCATGACTCAGCCAGCATTTTCAATTGTATTTTGAGGTACATGAAGGGTGGCTGGACAACGTTAACATTGTGGTGTAGCAAATAGATTGCTGGGGGCACCAGGGTTCCAGTCCCTGCTCTGGCCATGAAGTTCATTTGCCTGTGTTGTCTTTTTTGCTATTTTGCACAGTGGAAAACCAAGCACACTGTGACTTTGTAAAGCTGCGGAACATGCTGATCCGGACGCACATGCACGATTTGAAGGACGTAACTTGTGACGTTCACTATGAGAACTACAGAGCACAGTGCATACAGCAGATGACCAGGTGAGTTCCAGTGCTTAGGTCTCTCACCTAAGAGACATGCATGCATGAACCAATACGTGAATATTAGGTTGGAAGTTCCTTCTGAAAAGTATGATGAGCAGCCTTTTGGTTTTGCTTTACAAAACACTTTCAGAGGGATCTGGTCCAGGCTTAATGGGATCTAGCTGTCAATACCGTAAAAGGGAAATAGCATATGAAAGGTGCAGTTGAGTCTTTCTGATGCACATTTTATGCATGACTTGTCTTGCTCTTCTCAGTAAGCTTAATAGTTAGTGTTTTTAATTCACATTCCCAGAAAAAAGTCATGCTGTCATAACATAAATCAGAATAGAAAGCAGTATAAAATATAGTGTTAACAGGAGGAATGAAGGAGCTTTCAGCATGCTATTCATGTCCCTGGGGGCTGGTCCATACATGCATGTTTGTCCTTTGGCTGCAGAAATCACATGCTGATTTATATGCATGGATGAGTCATTGCAGATCTGAGACATGGATAGACTTTTAGTATCATCTGGTACTCCCTCAAACATGCTGTTTTTCAGTGGAGCGTTTTCTCAAGGTCATCTGCCAGTAATTCAGATGCTGAGTGCGAGTGATCAAGAAATCTAATAAGGTACATGCATATGTAAAGCAGCCTGTAATTACTCAGCTTTTGACTACTCTCAGAGAATTGCATGAATTGCATCCATTGTTCTGTCTTCACTGAAAAATATTGTGTTTGCTTTGGCATTGGATGATGTGAAAGTTTTGTCTCCAGTGTTAGATCTATGATGGCTTGCTTATTCATTGTTCTGTACTATACAGTCAATGAAGGATGAATATGGACACATGAACCActctagctcccccccccccccggctacaATTTCATCTGAAGACTGTCTTTGTGTTGCTTCTACTGTGTTTCCCTGACTtcttctgaaatctttttttataTCTTCTTATTTTTTTAGAACTGGAGAAGTAGATCAATGGTagagtatttatttacttatttttaaaaagttatatcccacctttccttttaAAATCTTAACAGAAAATAGATAAAACTTACTTACTaacaaaatcataataaaacagcAGCAACAGTAACCAAACAAATCAGTTGTTCGAAATAACAAGGAAATGTCATCTTCACTAGGGTGCTTGAAAGATTAGATATCAAGGAAGGCAATGAGCAAAACATCTGTGGGAAAGATATTCCGCAACTGGAATGCtaccactgagaaagccctgagAAGGgcataaccaatgttccctctaagctgagtcagtgtgacctagctcacagatttttagcctccaactcacccatttttgtcttagttcgggaaggatgacccccgagcacactaatttatgcagtatctcacaactaatatcagtagctcacaaagtagaatttttgctcacaagactgcagcttagtacaaggcctactgtaagctccaggaggattggctacatcaaggcctaatatgcaaaggagttcctgctatagaaaaagccctggtcataaccCACCTAAACCCTGAAGGTGATGGGGCTTCTGGAGCCAGGAATTTGAGCCTGGGCACATTCATATATGAGATGATGGTCTGTAGATATCCCAGACTCAAGTATGAACTTTGTATGCGTAACTCTCCAAGTTCAAACCCCAACATCCCTTGAAAAATGGCTGTGCATGTAAGGAAACACATGAAAAAGAGGGCTGGAGGACATTTCATCCCCCTGCCAGCCCTTTTCATTTGAAAATGCCTGCTAGCAAACATTTGTCTCAGTCCTGCCCAAACCTTTCTTTCCCTTGTTAGAAATTTTGGCGCATGTGATCTCTTTTAGATATAAGTTTTGTCtgaacatttttctttttt containing:
- the SEPTIN5 gene encoding septin-5 isoform X3; translated protein: MSTGMRYKSKLVNPGKAGDHEKQYVGFATLPNQVHRKSVKKGFDFTLMVAGESGLGKSTLVNSLFLTDLYKDRKLLNAEERISQTVEIVKHTVDIEEKGVKLKLTIVDTPGFGDAVNNTECWKPITDYIDQQFEQYFRDESGLNRKNIQDNRVHCCLYFISPFGHGLRPVDVEFMKALHEKVNIVPLIAKADCLIPSEIKKLKERIREEIDKFGIKVYQFPECDSDEDDEFKQQDRELKESAPFAVIGSNTVVEAKGQRVRGRLYPWGIVEVENQAHCDFVKLRNMLIRTHMHDLKDVTCDVHYENYRAQCIQQMTRTGEVDQCKLTQDNRIESPIPILPLPTPDAETEKLIKMKDEELRRMQEMLQKMQQQMQDQ
- the SEPTIN5 gene encoding septin-5 isoform X1, with product MDSIIIQERLVERLLSPRTLLQRSHSVKLKDHEKQYVGFATLPNQVHRKSVKKGFDFTLMVAGESGLGKSTLVNSLFLTDLYKDRKLLNAEERISQTVEIVKHTVDIEEKGVKLKLTIVDTPGFGDAVNNTECWKPITDYIDQQFEQYFRDESGLNRKNIQDNRVHCCLYFISPFGHGLRPVDVEFMKALHEKVNIVPLIAKADCLIPSEIKKLKERIREEIDKFGIKVYQFPECDSDEDDEFKQQDRELKESAPFAVIGSNTVVEAKGQRVRGRLYPWGIVEVENQAHCDFVKLRNMLIRTHMHDLKDVTCDVHYENYRAQCIQQMTRTGEVDQCKLTQDNRIESPIPILPLPTPDAETEKLIKMKDEELRRMQEMLQKMQQQMQDQ
- the SEPTIN5 gene encoding septin-5 isoform X4; protein product: MDSDSRAEEKQDHEKQYVGFATLPNQVHRKSVKKGFDFTLMVAGESGLGKSTLVNSLFLTDLYKDRKLLNAEERISQTVEIVKHTVDIEEKGVKLKLTIVDTPGFGDAVNNTECWKPITDYIDQQFEQYFRDESGLNRKNIQDNRVHCCLYFISPFGHGLRPVDVEFMKALHEKVNIVPLIAKADCLIPSEIKKLKERIREEIDKFGIKVYQFPECDSDEDDEFKQQDRELKESAPFAVIGSNTVVEAKGQRVRGRLYPWGIVEVENQAHCDFVKLRNMLIRTHMHDLKDVTCDVHYENYRAQCIQQMTRTGEVDQCKLTQDNRIESPIPILPLPTPDAETEKLIKMKDEELRRMQEMLQKMQQQMQDQ
- the SEPTIN5 gene encoding septin-5 isoform X2 gives rise to the protein MDSIIIQERLVERLLSPRTLLQRSHSVKLKDHEKQYVGFATLPNQVHRKSVKKGFDFTLMVAGESGLGKSTLVNSLFLTDLYKDRKLLNAEERISQTVEIVKHTVDIEEKGVKLKLTIVDTPGFGDAVNNTECWKPITDYIDQQFEQYFRDESGLNRKNIQDNRVHCCLYFISPFGHGLRPVDVEFMKALHEKVNIVPLIAKADCLIPSEIKKLKERIREEIDKFGIKVYQFPECDSDEDDEFKQQDRELKESAPFAVIGSNTVVEAKGQRVRGRLYPWGIVEVENQAHCDFVKLRNMLIRTHMHDLKDVTCDVHYENYRAQCIQQMTSKLTQDNRIESPIPILPLPTPDAETEKLIKMKDEELRRMQEMLQKMQQQMQDQ